A single Lolium perenne isolate Kyuss_39 chromosome 6, Kyuss_2.0, whole genome shotgun sequence DNA region contains:
- the LOC127334634 gene encoding protein MEI2-like 4, which translates to MPSQVMDQRHHLSQYRHPIAGASSFSEELLLPTERQIGFWKQESLPHNMGSNSLASSPLEKPQPIGTKIMGRQEFLQQYDPRDQKTAYSLEHKLFDQERHPNLVPSSWRLDQDPSCQSDSSLKAAALFHDVRRTNKNGVYNENGLFSSSLSDIFDKKLRLTSKNALFGQPTQKVDLNTNDEPFELTEEIEAQIIGDLLPDDDELLSGVLDEVGYAAHASNGEDGDDDIFYTGGGMELETDENKKLQELNGGSNDRLGFLNGALNGEHPHGEHPSRTLFVRNINSNVEDSELKLIFEHYGDIRTLYTACKHRGFVMISYYDIRSARNAMRALQNKPLRRRKLDIHYSIPKDNPSEKDVNQGVLVMFNIDPSVTNDDLHRVFGDYGEIKEIRDTQQKGHHKIIEFYDIRGAEAALRALNRNDIAGKKIKADNSHFGGTRRLMQHMSQDLGQEEFGVYKLGNLSTTSPSRASFGSSNLATNTSTGLENGSIQGMRSGVQASMSPFRDAPLLGLSSTRPQTLSSPVGITSRVNQATLGELSHSLGRMNGHMNYSFQGMGELNSGTPYNMTPIGTNSNPRPVEAVESRHLPKVGSGNLNGYSFDRAEGAPGFSRTGSLPLHGQHLMWNNSNNFHHHPNSPVIWPNPVSFVNNVPSRPPAQMHGLPRPPSHMLENVPPVHHHHVGSAPAINPSVWDRRHGYPGDLTEAPSFHPGSVGSIGFPGSPQLHTVELNNIFSQTRGNCMDPAVSPALIGAPSPQQRGLFHGRNPVAPLPSFDASGERMRSRRNELSANQSDNKRQYELDVDCILRGEDPRTTLMIKNIPNKYTSKMLLTAIDEGHKGTYDFIYLPIDFKNKCNVGYAFINMINPQHIVPFYQTFNGKKWEKFNSEKVASLAYARIQGKSALIGHFQNSSLMNEDKRCRPILFHSNGPNAGDQEPFPMGANIRARSGRSRTSSGEENHQDIPLTSASCDTSSSGADTSGPTKETE; encoded by the exons ATGCCATCTCAGGTCATGGATCAGAGGCACCACTTGTCCCAGTACAGACATCCCATCGCGGGCGCTTCGTCCTTCAGTGAGGAGCTTCTCCTCCCAACGGAG AGGCAAATTGGATTTTGGAAGCAAGAATCCTTACCTCATAATATGG GAAGCAATTCACTTGCATCTTCTCCGCTTGAAAAGCCTCAACCAATTGGGACAAAGATTATGGGTCGACAAGAGTTTCTACAACAATATGATCCGAGGGACCAGAAAACTGCATATAGTCTTGAGCACAAGCTGTTTGATCAAGAGAGGCATCCTAACTTGGTACCATCTTCTTGGAGGCTTGATCAAGATCCTAGTTGCCAATCTGATTCATCCTTAAAGGCGGCAGCTTTATTTCATGATGTGAGAAGGACTAACAAAAATGGTGTCTACAACGAGAATGGGCTTTTTTCAAGCTCACTGTCGGACATTTTTGACAAGAAAT TGAGATTAACATCCAAGAATGCTCTTTTCGGCCAGCCTACTCAAAAGGTTGATCTGAATACCAATGATGAGCCCTTTGAGTTGACCGAGGAGATTGAGGCCCAAATAATTGGAGACCTGCTTCCTGATGACGATGAACTTCTGTCAGGTGTTCTTGACGAAGTTGGGTATGCAGCCCATGCTAGCAATGGGGAGGATGGTGATGATGATATATTCTACACCGGAGGCGGGATGGAACTCGAAACTGATGAAAATAAAAAGTTGCAAGAACTTAATGGTGGATCTAATGATAGACTTGGGTTTCTAAATGGCGCACTGAATGGTGAACATCCGCATGGGGAACACCCTTCCAGAACTCTTTTTGTTCGGAACATTAATAGCAATGTTGAGGATTCTGAGTTGAAGCTCATATTTGAG CATTATGGAGACATCCGTACCCTTTACACTGCATGTAAACATCGTGGTTTTGTGATGATATCTTACTATGATATAAGGTCAGCACGAAATGCCATGAGGGCACTTCAAAACAAGCCACTCAGGCGTAGGAAACTTGACATACATTACTCCATTCCGAAG GACAACCCTTCAGAAAAGGATGTTAACCAGGGAGTTCTTGTAATGTTTAATATTGATCCATCGGTAACGAATGATGATCTCCATCGGGTATTTGGTGACTATGGTGAAATCAAGGAG ATCCGTGACACTCAACAAAAGGGTCATCACAAAATAATTGAATTTTATGATATAAGAGGAGCCGAAGCTGCATTGCGTGCTTTAAACAGGAACGATATAGCAGGCAAGAAAATCAAAGCGGACAACAGCCATTTCGGTGGTACTAGACG ATTGATGCAGCATATGTCTCAAGACTTGGGGCAGGAAGAGTTTGGTGTATACAAACTGGGGAATCTAAGCACAACTAGCCCTTCAAGGGCTTCTTTTG GTTCGTCTAATCTGGCGACAAACACCTCCACTGGCCTCGAAAATGGGAGTATCCAGGGTATGCGTTCTGGAGTTCAGGCATCAATGAGCCCATTCAGAGATGCACCATTATTGGGCCTATCCTCTACCAGACCGCAAACTTTATCCTCTCCTGTTGGAATTACATCCCGCGTAAATCAGGCTACCCTTGGTGAGCTTAGCCATTCGCTCGGTCGGATGAACGGACACATGAATTATAGTTTTCAAGGCATGGGTGAACTAAATAGTGGGACCCCTTACAACATGACACCAATTGGCACTAATAGCAATCCAAGACCAGTTGAAGCAGTGGAAAGCAGGCACCTCCCTAAAGTGGGATCTGGTAACCTCAATGGATATTCATTTGATCGTGCCGAAGGAG CTCCTGGGTTTTCGCGAACTGGAAGCCTTCCTCTCCATGGCCAGCATTTAATGTGGAATAATTCAAATAACTTCCATCATCATCCCAATTCTCCTGTGATTTGGCCAAACCCAGTATCTTTTGTAAACAATGTTCCATCTCGCCCGCCTGCACAAATGCATGGATTACCAAGACCACCGTCCCACATGCTTGAGAATGTACCccccgtgcatcatcaccatgttgGGTCTGCACCAGCAATCAATCCATCGGTTTGGGATAGGCGGCATGGCTATCCAGGAGATTTGACAGAAGCACCAAGTTTTCATCCTGGCAGTGTTGGAAGCATAGGATTTCCTGGTAGCCCTCAGCTTCACACAGTGGAGCTTAATAACATATTTTCTCAAACTAGAGGGAATTGTATGGACCCAGCTGTGTCTCCTGCACTGATTGGCGCACCATCTCCTCAGCAGAGGGGTCTGTTCCATGGAAGGAATCCTGTGGCTCCCCTTCCATCATTTGATGCATCTGGTGAGCGGATGAGAAGCCGAAGAAATGAATTAAGTGCAAATCAGTCCGATAATAAAAGGCAATATGAGCTTGATGTTGACTGTATTCTGCGTGGTGAAGACCCCCGGACTACACTGATGATAAAGAATATcccaaataa GTACACCTCAAAGATGCTTTTAACTGCTATTGATGAAGGTCATAAGGGAACTTATGATTTTATTTATCTGCCAATTGACTTCAAG AACAAATGCAATGTTGGCTATGCTTTCATCAATATGATCAATCCTCAGCACATTGTTCCGTTTTATCAG ACTTTCAATGGAAAAAAGTGGGAAAAATTTAACAGCGAGAAGGTAGCATCACTTGCTTACGCCAGAATCCAAGGGAAATCAGCTCTGATTGGTCATTTCCAGAACTCCAGTTTGATGAATGAGGACAAGCGCTGCCGCCCCATCCTCTTCCATTCGAATGGCCCTAATGCAGGGGATCAG GAACCATTCCCTATGGGTGCAAACATCCGAGCCAGGTCAGGGAGATCCAGGACTTCCTCTGGCGAAGAAAACCACCAGGATATCCCATTGACTTCCGCCAGTTGTGACACTTCATCCAGCGGAGCTGACACTTCAGGTCCCACCAAGGAGACCGAGTAA